From the genome of Impatiens glandulifera chromosome 9, dImpGla2.1, whole genome shotgun sequence, one region includes:
- the LOC124914398 gene encoding caffeoylshikimate esterase: MTDSPPPNYWGDMPEDEFYASQGVQNTKSYFETPNGKLFTQSFIPVQDSSPVKGTVFMSHGYGSDTGWLFQKICITYANWGYAVYAADLLGHGRSDGIRCYMGDMDKIAATSLSFFRSVRQSESYKDLPAFLFGESMGGGITMLMYLQSDPDEWTGVIFSAPLFVIPEPMKPSKPHLFFYGMLFGLADSWALMPDNKMVGKAIKDQEKLKIIASNPRRYTGKPRVGTMREIVRMCDYIQSNFHRVTAPFLTVHGTADGVTCPTSSKLLYEKASSEDKTLKIYEGMYHSLIQGEPDECANIVLGDMRAWIDERVEKYGSKKV; the protein is encoded by the exons ATGACCGACTCGCCGCCTCCCAATTACTGGGGAGACATGCCGGAGGATGAATTCTACGCCTCCCAAGGAGTACAAAACACCAAATCCTACTTCGAAACACCAAACGGAAAACTCTTCACCCAATCTTTCATTCCTGTTCAGGATTCTTCACCCGTCAAAGGAACAGTCTTCATGTCCCACGGCTACGGTTCTGATACGGGTTGGCTATTTCAAAAGATCTGTATCACCTACGCCAATTGGGGATACGCCGTTTACGCCGCCGATCTACTGGGTCACGGCAGATCCGACGGAATCAGATGCTATATGGGTGATATGGATAAGATTGCGGCGACTTCTTTGTCTTTTTTCCGTAGCGTTCGCCAGAGCGAATCGTATAAAGACCTGCCCGCCTTTCTGTTTGGCGAATCCATGGGCGGCGGAATCACGATGCTAATGTATCTCCAATCTGACCCAGATGAATGGACCGGGGTTATCTTTTCCGCTCCTCTGTTTGTCATCCCTGAACCCATGAAACCATCAAag CCGCATTTGTTCTTTTACGGAATGTTGTTTGGATTAGCTGACAGTTGGGCTTTAATGCCTGATAACAAGATGGTAGGAAAAGCCATTAAAGATCAGGAAAAGCTAAAGATTATTGCGAGCAATCCACGGCGTTATACAGGTAAACCTAGGGTTGGAACAATGAGGGAGATTGTGAGGATGTGCGATTACATACAGAGTAATTTTCATAGAGTGACGGCGCCGTTCTTGACTGTTCATGGGACGGCGGACGGAGTGACGTGTCCGACGAGCTCGAAGCTTCTTTATGAGAAGGCGTCGAGCGAAGACAAGACATTGAAGATCTATGAAGGAATGTATCATTCGCTGATTCAAGGAGAACCTGATGAATGTGCTAATATTGTTCTTGGTGATATGAGAGCTTGGATTGATGAAAGGGTTGAGAAATATGGATCCAAAAAAGTTTAG